A stretch of Hemicordylus capensis ecotype Gifberg chromosome 9, rHemCap1.1.pri, whole genome shotgun sequence DNA encodes these proteins:
- the NUDT19 gene encoding acyl-coenzyme A diphosphatase NUDT19 → MPESPYNQIAGREEGVAVHGRQRGGVGGSGSGPGPKPKRSSSDGRSPGRPLHGEGRRRAASERPKSRVASGRPGQASSNFRTSRGTMRSSRPWREAATVLLAAGGCSPRQPPSSCPPPPGAPFDYELLLLRRSPRSAFLPSAHVFPGGTVDAADFSADWRALLPGGAASSSQGGLSSGRPRAPPLFAADRPELSSSPLPQEVAFRLCAIRETFEEAGVLLLVDAAAEPPPGGAAEPPGPLLPPERLPPASELAEWRRRVQRQPASFLQLCRQLRGVPNIWALHEWSKWLTPVGRAGRGGRRYDTVFYLCCLGQGPPSASHDDREVTECQWSTPPKAVELFKSQDIWIAPPQFYELCRLCNFPSLHELHRFGSERALEGCEHWMSVMLIASDGHMQLLPGDELYPEDPDFTGERKPVLTTEKKIEDLMKGASRLHRIVTQDLNVAVHVNIQPKYKHIRPVMMDSKVRNNKDHNSRL, encoded by the exons ATGCCTGAGTCTCCGTATAACCAAATTGCGGGACGAGAAGAAGGTGTAGCAGTCCATGGACGgcaacggggtggggtggggggctcaggTTCGGGCCCCGGGCCTAAGCCCAAGCGCTCCTCCTCTGACGGGCGCAGCCCTGGGCGGCCTCTCCACGGTGAGGGGCGGAGGCGGGCCGCGAGCGAGCGACCCAAGTCCCGCGTGGCCTCGGGTCGCCCAGGGCAGGCCAGCAGCAACTTCCGGACGAGCCGAGGCACGATGAGGAGCTCGAGGCCCTGGCGGGAGGCGGCCACGGTGCTGCTGGCGGCCGGCGGCTGCTCTCCGCGgcagcccccttcctcctgcccgccgccgccgggcgCCCCCTTCGACtacgagctgctgctgctccgccgCAGCCCGCGCAGCGCCTTCCTGCCCAGCGCCCACGTCTTCCCCGGCGGGACGGTGGACGCGGCCGACTTCTCGGCCGACTGGCGGGCGCTACTGCCGGGcggcgccgcctcctcctcgcaGGGCGGGCTGAGCTCCGGCCGGCCGCGGGCGCCGCCGCTCTTCGCCGCCGACCGGCCCGAGCTGAGCAGCTCTCCGCTGCCGCAGGAGGTGGCCTTCCGCCTCTGCGCCATCCGGGAGACGTTCGAGGAAGCCGGCGTCCTTCTGCTGGTTGACGCCGCAGCGGAGCCGCCGCCCGGCGGGGCTGCTGAGCCTCCCGGCCCGCTGCTGCCCCCCGAGCGCCTGCCGCCGGCCTCGGAGCTGGCCGAGTGGCGGCGGAGGGTGCAGCGGCAGCCGGCCTCCTTCCTGCAGCTCTGCCGCCAGCTGCGCGGCGTGCCCAACATCTGGGCGCTGCACGAGTGGTCCAAGTGGCTGACCCCCGTGGGCCGGGCCGGGCGCGGCGGCCGGCGCTACGACACGGTCTTCTACCTCTGCTGCCTCGGCCAGGGCCCGCCGTCGGCCTCGCACGACGACCGGGAGGTCACGGAGTGCCAG TGGTCAACACCTCCAAAAGCTGTTGAACTCTTTAAGTCTCAAGACATCTGGATAGCACCTCCTCAGTTTTATGAATTATGTAGACTCTGCAACTTCCCATCACTTCATGAGCTACATAGGTTTGGCTCTGAACGAGCTTTAGAAGGATGTGAGCATTGGATGTCTGTTATGTTGATTGCTTCAGATGGTCACATGCAGCTGTTACCAG gtgATGAGCTATATCCAGAAGATCCCGATTTTACAGGAGAAAGGAAGCCAGTGTTGACAACAGAGAAAAAGATTGAAGATCTAATGAAAGGGGCCAGTAGACTTCACCGGATAGTGACACAAGACCTTAATGTTGCTGTCCATGTGAATATCCAGCCCAAATATAAACACATCCGTCCAGTAATGATGGATTCTAAAGTGAGAAACAACAAAGATCACAATAGTAGATTATAG